The Fundidesulfovibrio magnetotacticus genome has a segment encoding these proteins:
- the dapA gene encoding 4-hydroxy-tetrahydrodipicolinate synthase, with translation MQFTGAFTALVTPFKNGQVDEDAYRALIEWQIEQGINGVVPCGTTGESATLSHAEHAKVISICVDQVKRRVPVLAGAGSNNTREAIELTRCAREAKADGALLITPYYNKPTQAGLIEHFAAIAKEVPMPFIVYNVPGRTSVNLLPQTVAALRKRAPEVVGIKEATGNLCQISEVIEFCGPDFIILSGDDFTVLPTLAIGGHGVISVVSNVAPALMSGLCKAWKDGDTAKARELHYALAPLNRAMFMETNPIPAKTALGLMGRVTPELRLPMVNMGKENEAKLADVLKKAGIL, from the coding sequence ATGCAATTCACTGGAGCTTTCACCGCGCTCGTCACCCCGTTCAAGAACGGCCAGGTTGACGAGGACGCCTACCGCGCCCTCATCGAATGGCAGATCGAACAGGGCATCAACGGCGTGGTCCCCTGCGGAACCACGGGCGAATCGGCCACCTTGTCCCACGCGGAGCACGCCAAAGTGATCTCCATCTGCGTGGACCAGGTGAAACGCCGCGTGCCCGTGCTGGCGGGGGCCGGCTCCAACAACACGCGGGAGGCCATCGAGCTGACACGTTGCGCCAGGGAGGCCAAGGCCGACGGCGCGCTGCTCATCACCCCCTACTACAACAAGCCCACCCAGGCTGGGCTCATCGAGCACTTCGCGGCCATCGCCAAGGAAGTGCCCATGCCCTTCATCGTCTACAACGTGCCCGGGCGCACCTCGGTGAACCTGCTGCCGCAGACCGTGGCGGCCCTGCGCAAGCGCGCCCCCGAAGTGGTCGGCATCAAGGAGGCCACTGGCAACCTCTGCCAGATCTCCGAGGTGATCGAGTTCTGCGGGCCGGATTTCATCATCCTCTCCGGGGACGATTTCACCGTGCTGCCCACCCTGGCCATCGGCGGCCACGGCGTGATTTCCGTGGTCTCCAACGTTGCCCCCGCCCTCATGAGCGGCCTGTGCAAGGCCTGGAAGGACGGCGACACGGCCAAAGCGCGCGAACTGCACTACGCCCTCGCGCCTCTCAACCGGGCCATGTTCATGGAGACCAACCCCATCCCCGCCAAGACCGCTCTTGGCCTCATGGGGCGAGTCACCCCCGAGTTGCGCCTGCCCATGGTGAACATGGGCAAGGAGAACGAGGCCAAACTGGCCGACGTGCTCAAGAAGGCAGGCATCCTCTAG
- a CDS encoding UshA-like (seleno)protein family 2, translating to MRFYLALAALLSLLFQGAPASAEPPLTIVFSGNSWGYLKPCPTUGNRTIGGLARRASAFEKFRAQGAKGNLLFIGGPYEFVSDDGAEHATPGAWGPLAQAYQALDYDAMAVSPAEAGKLAHAGVKLPSKWVTLDPKEPKTVFIDSARGKVAVIYFPEAKKPGEDPSEAQLSAIQRAVKEARSQAKLVVGVSPWGSHAESDFLEKTKPGLDILLGLGSGVGFSAKPAEGGRVLHMRSYTKGKAIYTLDLLEMPSDKGFKWEQGTNYTTQAVVLDDSYPPAPAMEQLLQGVEDPGDKQAK from the coding sequence ATGCGCTTTTATCTGGCTCTCGCAGCCCTTCTGTCGCTCCTGTTCCAGGGCGCTCCGGCCTCGGCCGAGCCGCCCCTGACCATCGTCTTCTCAGGCAACTCCTGGGGTTACCTCAAGCCCTGCCCCACCTGAGGCAACCGCACCATCGGCGGACTGGCCCGGCGGGCCAGCGCATTCGAGAAGTTCCGCGCCCAGGGCGCCAAGGGGAACCTCCTCTTCATCGGAGGCCCCTATGAATTCGTCTCCGACGACGGGGCCGAGCACGCCACCCCGGGCGCATGGGGGCCGCTGGCCCAGGCCTACCAGGCCCTGGACTACGACGCCATGGCCGTGAGCCCGGCCGAGGCGGGCAAGCTCGCCCATGCCGGCGTGAAACTCCCCTCCAAATGGGTGACGCTCGACCCCAAGGAGCCCAAAACCGTTTTCATCGACTCGGCCAGGGGAAAGGTCGCGGTGATCTATTTCCCCGAAGCCAAGAAGCCCGGCGAGGATCCCTCCGAGGCCCAGCTCTCGGCCATCCAGCGCGCCGTCAAGGAGGCCCGTTCCCAGGCGAAGCTCGTCGTCGGCGTGAGCCCCTGGGGCTCCCACGCCGAGTCGGACTTCCTGGAAAAGACCAAACCCGGGCTGGACATCCTCCTGGGGCTGGGCTCGGGCGTGGGCTTCTCGGCCAAGCCGGCCGAGGGCGGGCGCGTGCTGCACATGCGCTCCTACACCAAAGGCAAGGCCATCTACACCTTGGACCTGCTGGAGATGCCCTCCGACAAAGGCTTCAAGTGGGAACAGGGCACGAACTACACCACCCAGGCCGTGGTGCTCGACGACTCGTATCCCCCGGCTCCGGCCATGGAGCAACTGCTCCAGGGCGTGGAGGACCCGGGCGACAAGCAAGCGAAGTAG
- a CDS encoding HU family DNA-binding protein — protein sequence MNKSELINALAETRQIHVDEASAVVNSFIDSIKQALVAGDRVEIRGFGSFKVKGYKGYTGRNPKSGEVVDVAPKRLPFFRPGKELKEFLNK from the coding sequence ATGAACAAGAGCGAGCTCATCAACGCCCTGGCCGAAACCCGCCAGATCCACGTGGACGAGGCCTCGGCCGTGGTCAACTCGTTCATCGACTCCATCAAGCAGGCCCTTGTCGCAGGCGACCGCGTGGAAATCCGCGGCTTCGGCAGCTTCAAGGTGAAAGGCTACAAAGGTTACACGGGGCGCAACCCCAAATCCGGCGAGGTGGTCGACGTGGCCCCCAAGCGCCTTCCCTTCTTCAGGCCCGGCAAGGAACTGAAGGAATTCCTCAACAAGTAG
- a CDS encoding MinD/ParA family protein — protein MSQESVNPRSTLSLSILSGKGGVGKTNLTLNLAYALYRANHKMLVMDFDVGLANVDVLLGISPEKTLQDLLRPGVTPRDVVAEVEPGGFDFLPAASGVPELLELDEDMRDQVFDKLNDVLGEYDYLLFDLGAGIGKTVLSLASMTRMRILVATPEPTSLTDCYAVIKVLNASHGVRDFQLVVNQASSAKEAQTTFERLNAACRRFLDLDIGYLGCVHTDPNVPDAVRRQVPLIKHAPRCRASQDILSLAIKIGRHRAENKALLMDKPILKKITAA, from the coding sequence ATGAGCCAAGAAAGCGTCAATCCGCGCTCCACGCTGAGCCTTTCCATCCTCTCGGGCAAGGGCGGGGTCGGCAAGACGAACCTGACCCTCAATCTGGCCTACGCCCTCTACCGGGCCAACCACAAGATGCTCGTCATGGACTTCGACGTGGGCCTAGCCAACGTGGACGTGCTCCTGGGCATCTCCCCCGAAAAAACCCTCCAGGACCTGCTGCGCCCGGGCGTGACGCCTCGCGACGTGGTGGCCGAGGTGGAGCCCGGCGGCTTCGACTTTCTCCCGGCGGCCAGCGGCGTGCCCGAACTCCTGGAACTCGACGAGGACATGCGCGACCAGGTGTTCGACAAGCTCAACGACGTGCTCGGCGAGTACGACTACCTCCTCTTCGACCTGGGCGCGGGCATCGGCAAGACCGTGCTCTCCCTGGCCTCCATGACGCGCATGCGCATCCTGGTGGCCACGCCCGAGCCCACCTCGCTCACCGACTGCTACGCCGTCATCAAGGTGCTCAACGCCAGCCACGGCGTGCGCGACTTCCAACTGGTGGTCAACCAGGCCTCCAGCGCCAAGGAGGCCCAGACCACCTTCGAACGCCTCAACGCCGCCTGCCGCCGCTTCCTGGACCTGGACATCGGCTACCTGGGCTGCGTGCACACCGACCCCAACGTGCCCGACGCCGTGCGCCGCCAGGTGCCGCTCATCAAGCACGCGCCCCGCTGCCGGGCCTCCCAGGACATCCTGAGCCTGGCCATCAAGATCGGACGCCACCGCGCCGAAAACAAAGCCCTGCTCATGGATAAGCCGATTTTGAAAAAAATTACCGCCGCCTGA
- a CDS encoding GGDEF domain-containing protein: MAEISRLRDELVRRAGETPGECPQGLVIARMCAGLTLDQWEEIAREGHFLQWLALPACGDATPHLERIQRTIEELAHQTRQDPLTGLANRRAFERNLKMELDRAYRGGTPVSLAILDLDDFKAVNDRFGHPCGDRVLLSLAGALLGHKRIYDMAARIGGEEFALVLPGSGLAQAETTLERILQEIRQRKVACDGVDPAVGVTCSAGVVCTKGRAPVSVEQFVDLADKALYEAKRQGKDRLVKAPIPDLFDTSRATLVHAQEKKFLFTGPDT, from the coding sequence ATGGCCGAGATTTCGCGCCTGAGGGACGAACTGGTGCGCCGGGCAGGGGAGACGCCTGGCGAGTGCCCGCAGGGCCTGGTGATCGCCCGCATGTGCGCCGGGCTCACCCTGGACCAGTGGGAGGAGATCGCCCGCGAGGGGCACTTCCTCCAGTGGCTGGCCCTGCCCGCCTGCGGCGACGCCACGCCCCACCTGGAACGCATCCAGCGCACCATCGAGGAACTGGCCCACCAGACCCGGCAGGACCCGCTCACCGGCCTGGCCAACCGCCGCGCCTTCGAGCGCAACCTGAAGATGGAGCTCGACCGCGCCTACCGGGGCGGCACCCCCGTCTCCCTGGCCATCCTCGACCTGGACGACTTCAAGGCCGTCAACGACCGCTTCGGACACCCCTGCGGCGACCGCGTGCTCCTCTCCCTGGCCGGGGCGCTCCTGGGCCACAAGCGCATCTACGACATGGCCGCGCGCATCGGCGGCGAGGAGTTCGCCCTGGTGCTGCCCGGTTCCGGGCTGGCCCAGGCCGAGACCACCCTGGAGCGCATCCTCCAGGAGATACGCCAGCGCAAGGTGGCCTGCGACGGAGTGGACCCGGCCGTGGGCGTCACCTGTTCGGCGGGGGTGGTGTGCACCAAGGGACGCGCGCCCGTGTCGGTGGAGCAGTTCGTGGACCTGGCCGACAAGGCCCTCTACGAGGCCAAGCGCCAGGGCAAGGACAGGCTGGTGAAAGCCCCCATTCCCGATCTTTTCGACACCTCCAGGGCCACGCTGGTGCATGCCCAGGAGAAGAAATTCCTCTTCACGGGACCAGACACATGA
- the prfB gene encoding peptide chain release factor 2 (programmed frameshift), protein MLQYPELRTQAKELQDQYDSLWGRLDVGGKTARLAAIEAEISKPDAWQNPERMTPFLREKSDLTAKVERCETLQKAREDLDEWLAMAQEDQNPEVLQELFGQLATLGALVQEAELATLLSGPEDASGAILEIHPGAGGTEAQDWAEMLLRLYRRWCERHNFTVDELDFLPGDEAGVKSVTLQVNGPYAYGFLKAEKGIHRLIRISPFDSSGRRHTSFASVDVYPDAGADIQIEVKDEDIRVDVFRASGPGGQHVNKTSSAIRITHMPSGIVVQCQNEKSQHRNRESAMKVLKARLYDLELGKQQALRQAEYQSKDAIGFGSQIRTYTLQPYRLVKDHRTGCDAGDVEAVLDGDIDTFIRQYLLHYHA, encoded by the exons CTGCTGCAATACCCCGAACTGAGAACCCAGGCCAAGGAACTCCAGGACCAGTACGACTCGCTCTGGGGGCGTCTT GACGTGGGCGGAAAGACCGCGCGTCTGGCGGCCATCGAGGCCGAGATTTCCAAGCCCGACGCCTGGCAGAATCCGGAGCGCATGACGCCCTTCCTGCGCGAAAAGTCCGACCTCACCGCCAAGGTGGAGCGTTGCGAAACCCTCCAGAAGGCCCGGGAAGACCTGGACGAATGGCTCGCCATGGCCCAGGAGGACCAGAATCCCGAGGTGCTCCAGGAACTCTTCGGACAGCTCGCCACCCTGGGCGCCCTGGTGCAGGAGGCCGAACTGGCCACCCTGCTCTCCGGCCCCGAGGACGCCTCCGGCGCCATCCTGGAAATCCACCCCGGAGCGGGAGGCACCGAAGCCCAGGACTGGGCCGAGATGCTCCTGCGCCTCTACCGCCGCTGGTGCGAGCGCCACAACTTCACCGTGGACGAACTGGACTTCCTGCCCGGCGACGAGGCCGGGGTGAAGTCCGTCACGCTCCAGGTGAACGGCCCCTACGCCTACGGTTTCCTCAAGGCCGAGAAGGGCATCCACCGCCTGATCCGCATTTCGCCGTTCGATTCCTCCGGCCGCCGCCACACCTCCTTCGCCTCCGTGGACGTCTACCCGGACGCGGGCGCGGACATCCAGATCGAGGTCAAGGACGAGGACATCCGCGTGGACGTGTTCCGCGCCAGCGGCCCCGGCGGCCAGCACGTCAACAAGACCAGCTCGGCCATCCGCATCACGCACATGCCCTCGGGCATCGTGGTGCAGTGCCAGAACGAGAAGAGCCAGCACCGCAACCGCGAGTCGGCCATGAAGGTGCTCAAGGCCCGCCTTTACGATCTCGAACTGGGCAAGCAGCAGGCCCTGCGCCAGGCCGAATACCAGTCCAAGGACGCCATCGGCTTCGGCAGCCAGATCCGCACCTACACGCTCCAGCCCTACCGCCTGGTCAAGGACCACCGCACCGGCTGCGATGCGGGCGACGTGGAGGCCGTGCTCGACGGCGACATCGACACCTTCATCCGACAGTACCTGCTGCACTACCATGCCTGA